The Streptomyces sp. NBC_00162 genome window below encodes:
- a CDS encoding (2Fe-2S)-binding protein, with protein MKAHDRDRTPRSLVGGSPLSAHTIGFDGRELPAQEGQSIAAVLWSAGILAWRTTREGGAPRGAFCGIGSCYDCLVTVNGRPNQRACLVPARPGDTVTTQEGTGHADLAV; from the coding sequence ATGAAGGCACACGACCGCGACCGCACCCCCCGCTCGCTCGTCGGCGGCAGCCCGTTGTCCGCCCACACCATCGGCTTCGACGGCCGCGAACTGCCTGCGCAGGAGGGCCAGTCCATCGCCGCCGTGCTGTGGTCGGCCGGGATCCTCGCCTGGCGCACCACCCGCGAGGGCGGCGCCCCGCGCGGCGCCTTCTGCGGGATCGGCAGCTGCTACGACTGCCTCGTCACCGTCAACGGCCGCCCGAACCAGCGGGCCTGCCTGGTCCCCGCCCGACCGGGGGACACCGTCACCACCCAGGAGGGAACCGGCCATGCCGACCTCGCCGTCTGA
- a CDS encoding NAD(P)/FAD-dependent oxidoreductase, translating to MLKRHSLDAVIIGAGVVGAACAYYAARAGLSVAVVDRGPVAGGTTGAGEGNLLVSDKEAGPELDLALLSTGLWRELAAVLPQEIEYEAKGGLVVAPDQASLEALRSFAEGQRKAGVDAIEAAAGDLRTLEPHLAPGLAGGFRYPQDAQVQPAQAAARLLAASGAEVHLGEEVTGFVRSGEAVCGVRTARRELLAPAVVNAAGTWAGAVAELAGVSLPVLPRRGFVLVTEPLPRMVRHKVYAADYIADVASGSAALQSSAVVEGTPAGPVLIGATRERVGFDRTLSTEALRRLAAQAAALFPVLADVRVLRTYHGFRPYLPDHLPAIGPDPRRPGLLHACGHEGAGIGLAPATGALIAAALTGAEPAVSLAPFRPDRFPDRAAEASR from the coding sequence GTGCTCAAGAGACACTCCCTGGACGCCGTCATCATCGGCGCCGGCGTCGTCGGAGCGGCGTGCGCGTACTACGCGGCCCGCGCCGGACTCTCCGTGGCCGTGGTCGACCGAGGCCCGGTCGCGGGCGGCACGACGGGCGCCGGCGAAGGCAACCTGCTCGTCTCCGACAAGGAGGCGGGCCCGGAGCTCGACCTCGCCCTGCTCTCCACCGGGCTGTGGCGCGAGCTCGCCGCCGTCCTCCCGCAGGAGATCGAGTACGAGGCCAAGGGCGGCCTCGTCGTCGCCCCGGACCAGGCTTCGCTCGAAGCCCTGCGGAGCTTCGCCGAAGGCCAGCGCAAGGCCGGGGTCGACGCGATCGAGGCGGCGGCTGGCGACCTGCGCACCCTGGAGCCCCATCTGGCCCCGGGCCTCGCGGGAGGCTTCCGCTACCCGCAGGACGCCCAGGTCCAGCCCGCCCAGGCGGCGGCCCGGCTGCTGGCCGCGTCGGGCGCCGAGGTCCACCTCGGCGAGGAGGTGACGGGCTTCGTGCGCTCCGGCGAGGCCGTCTGCGGGGTCCGCACCGCGCGCCGCGAACTCCTGGCCCCCGCCGTGGTGAACGCGGCGGGCACCTGGGCCGGGGCCGTCGCGGAGCTCGCGGGCGTGAGCCTGCCCGTCCTCCCGCGCCGCGGCTTCGTGCTGGTGACCGAGCCGCTGCCCAGGATGGTCCGGCACAAGGTCTACGCCGCCGACTACATCGCGGACGTCGCCAGCGGCTCCGCGGCCCTGCAGTCCTCGGCCGTGGTCGAGGGCACCCCGGCGGGCCCGGTCCTGATCGGGGCCACCCGCGAACGCGTCGGCTTCGACCGCACCCTGTCCACGGAGGCCCTGCGCCGCCTCGCCGCCCAGGCGGCGGCCCTCTTCCCGGTCCTCGCGGACGTCCGGGTGCTGCGCACCTATCACGGCTTCCGCCCCTACCTCCCCGACCACCTCCCGGCGATCGGCCCGGACCCGCGCCGTCCCGGACTGCTGCACGCCTGCGGGCACGAGGGCGCGGGCATCGGCCTGGCCCCGGCCACCGGCGCCCTGATCGCAGCCGCCCTGACGGGAGCCGAACCGGCGGTCTCCCTGGCCCCGTTCCGTCCCGACCGATTTCCCGACCGAGCCGCGGAGGCGTCCCGATGA